Proteins encoded by one window of Marixanthomonas sp. SCSIO 43207:
- the cysC gene encoding adenylyl-sulfate kinase: MEENIIPHNFKINKEKRASLKNHKSVLLWFTGLSGSGKSTIANAVEQKLYTNKIHTYTLDGDNVRKGLNNDLSFAPEDRTENIRRIAETASLFIDAGIVVLAAFVSPYKKDRESVRKTVKDVNFVEIFIDTPIEECEKRDVKGLYKKARKGLIKDFTGINAPYEAPENPDIRIDTTETTIDEAVDNIIKKIQPKLEL; this comes from the coding sequence ATGGAAGAAAACATAATTCCACATAACTTTAAAATAAATAAAGAAAAGCGTGCTAGTTTAAAAAACCATAAATCGGTTTTGCTTTGGTTTACAGGTTTGTCCGGGTCAGGAAAATCAACCATTGCCAATGCAGTTGAACAAAAACTGTATACTAATAAAATCCATACATATACTTTGGATGGAGACAATGTGCGCAAAGGCCTTAATAACGATTTAAGTTTTGCACCTGAAGATCGCACCGAGAATATTCGCAGAATTGCCGAAACAGCCTCTTTATTCATTGATGCAGGGATCGTTGTTTTAGCAGCATTTGTTTCTCCATATAAAAAGGATAGAGAAAGCGTAAGAAAAACGGTTAAAGATGTTAACTTTGTCGAAATTTTCATAGACACACCAATAGAGGAGTGTGAAAAAAGAGATGTAAAAGGGTTATATAAAAAAGCTAGAAAAGGATTGATTAAAGATTTTACAGGCATCAACGCACCTTATGAAGCACCCGAAAACCCTGATATAAGAATAGATACAACAGAAACAACAATAGACGAAGCTGTTGATAATATCATAAAAAAAATACAACCCAAACTAGAACTATAA
- a CDS encoding sulfate adenylyltransferase subunit 1, with protein sequence MEINENQLLRFTTAGSVDDGKSTLIGRLLYDSKAIFEDQLQAVETTSKRKGHEGVDLALFTDGLKDEREQGITIDVAYRYFTTPKRKFIIADTPGHIQYTRNMVTGASTANAALILIDARNGVIEQTKRHAFIASLLQIPHIVVCVNKMDLVDFSEKVYNDIITQFEEFSSKLYVRDIRFLPISALLGDNVVNRSENMDWYQGAPLLHTLENIHISSDINKIDARFPVQTVLRPQSDGFIDYRGYAGRVASGIFRPNDEVAVMPSGFTSKIKSIDTYDGPIKEAFAPMSVSITLEDDIDVSRGDMIVKVNNRPEAEQEFSAMICWLNNDSAKSRAKYTILHTSNEQTAMIKDVLYKIDINTYDRDEEDKSLNMNDIARVTIRTTRRLMIDEYRDNRNTGSFVLVDTLTNETVAAGMIL encoded by the coding sequence ATGGAAATTAACGAAAACCAATTATTACGATTTACAACAGCAGGAAGTGTAGACGATGGTAAAAGTACCTTGATAGGAAGGTTGTTGTATGATAGTAAAGCAATATTTGAAGATCAATTACAAGCTGTTGAAACAACAAGTAAGCGTAAAGGACATGAAGGAGTTGATTTAGCACTTTTTACAGATGGCTTAAAAGATGAAAGAGAGCAAGGTATAACTATTGATGTAGCTTATCGTTATTTTACAACACCAAAGCGAAAGTTTATAATTGCTGATACTCCAGGTCATATTCAATACACCCGTAATATGGTAACGGGAGCTTCTACCGCAAATGCAGCATTGATTTTAATAGATGCTCGTAATGGAGTAATAGAGCAGACCAAGCGACACGCTTTTATAGCTTCGTTGTTACAAATCCCTCACATTGTTGTTTGTGTTAATAAAATGGATTTGGTTGATTTTTCTGAAAAAGTGTACAACGATATCATTACACAATTTGAAGAATTTTCATCAAAGCTTTATGTAAGAGACATTCGATTTTTACCTATTTCTGCTTTATTGGGAGATAATGTAGTAAACCGTTCAGAAAATATGGATTGGTATCAAGGTGCACCATTACTTCATACACTCGAAAATATTCACATAAGCAGTGATATAAATAAAATTGATGCTCGTTTTCCTGTTCAAACAGTACTAAGACCACAAAGTGATGGCTTTATTGATTACCGCGGATATGCAGGTAGAGTTGCAAGTGGAATTTTTAGACCCAATGATGAAGTAGCTGTAATGCCTTCAGGATTTACATCAAAAATTAAATCTATTGATACTTATGATGGTCCCATCAAAGAGGCTTTTGCTCCTATGTCAGTTTCAATTACGCTAGAAGACGATATCGACGTGAGTCGTGGTGATATGATTGTTAAGGTTAACAATAGACCTGAAGCCGAGCAAGAATTTAGTGCAATGATTTGCTGGTTAAATAATGATTCTGCAAAATCTAGAGCAAAATACACTATTCTACATACTTCTAATGAACAAACTGCGATGATTAAAGATGTGTTGTATAAAATTGACATTAACACATATGATAGAGATGAAGAGGATAAGAGCTTAAATATGAACGATATTGCTCGCGTAACTATTAGAACAACACGCAGATTAATGATTGATGAGTATAGAGATAATAGAAATACAGGAAGCTTTGTATTAGTTGATACACTTACAAACGAAACTGTAGCAGCAGGGATGATTTTGTAA
- a CDS encoding DUF2061 domain-containing protein — translation MAQYKRESHYRSILKGISWRCIATADTILVVLLITCLNGNCSIDSALKIGFFEFFIKLAVYYVHERIWQKILYGKEVNPRQTLYKTISWRIIATTGTFIISGVILNSFDEIALFVAITELVSKFILYYIHERLWLRLPLGKIRNFFLRK, via the coding sequence ATGGCTCAATACAAACGAGAATCTCATTATCGTAGTATTTTAAAAGGAATTTCGTGGCGTTGTATAGCAACAGCAGATACTATTCTCGTTGTACTGTTAATTACGTGCCTCAACGGAAATTGTAGTATAGATAGCGCTTTAAAAATTGGCTTTTTTGAATTTTTTATCAAACTGGCAGTATATTATGTGCACGAACGCATATGGCAAAAAATTCTATACGGAAAAGAGGTAAACCCTCGGCAAACTCTATATAAAACCATTTCATGGCGCATAATTGCTACAACCGGAACATTTATAATTTCTGGAGTAATATTGAACTCATTTGATGAAATTGCTTTATTTGTAGCAATTACAGAGCTGGTTTCAAAATTTATTCTATACTACATTCATGAAAGGTTGTGGCTGCGATTACCTTTAGGAAAAATTAGAAACTTCTTTTTAAGAAAATAA
- the cysQ gene encoding 3'(2'),5'-bisphosphate nucleotidase CysQ — protein sequence MDILHIAIQASLEAGEEIMNVYASNFEVETKEDESPLTIADKRANAIIMSHLKTTNIPIISEENKEVAYSERKEWNQCWIVDPLDGTKEFIKRNGEFTVNIALVENGAPILSALYVPDFKTLYFTKVSEEKAYKIELEKHQTPISEIIANAREIKPSSASKARIVGSRSHLNDETKEFINNISEKEEVEIVSKGSSLKFCLVAEGKADLYPRYAPTMEWDTAAGHAICKAVGISVTALPANKPLEYNKENLLNPWFLVSNRS from the coding sequence TTGGATATACTACACATCGCCATACAAGCATCGCTAGAAGCTGGAGAAGAAATAATGAACGTTTACGCTTCAAACTTTGAAGTAGAAACCAAAGAAGATGAATCTCCACTTACTATTGCAGATAAACGAGCAAATGCAATTATAATGTCGCATCTTAAGACGACAAACATTCCTATTATTAGTGAAGAAAATAAGGAAGTAGCTTATTCAGAGCGTAAGGAATGGAACCAATGCTGGATCGTTGACCCACTTGACGGAACAAAAGAATTTATTAAGAGAAACGGTGAGTTTACCGTAAATATAGCATTGGTAGAAAATGGAGCACCAATTTTATCTGCGTTATATGTTCCAGATTTTAAAACACTATATTTCACTAAGGTTTCAGAAGAGAAAGCCTATAAAATTGAATTGGAAAAACACCAAACTCCTATTTCAGAAATTATAGCAAATGCTCGTGAAATTAAACCATCTAGTGCTTCAAAAGCACGTATTGTTGGAAGTCGCTCTCATTTAAATGATGAAACAAAAGAATTTATTAATAATATTTCAGAAAAAGAAGAAGTAGAAATTGTTTCAAAAGGAAGTTCTTTAAAATTTTGTCTAGTTGCTGAAGGAAAAGCAGATTTATATCCTCGGTATGCTCCAACAATGGAGTGGGATACGGCTGCAGGACACGCAATTTGTAAAGCCGTAGGAATATCTGTCACAGCTTTGCCAGCAAATAAACCATTAGAGTATAATAAAGAAAATTTATTAAACCCTTGGTTTTTAGTGTCTAATCGAAGCTAA
- a CDS encoding GNVR domain-containing protein: MENEKTSEKSIFQVDTLEIVKILNRSRKVILKFAIVFLVLGLLVAFLLPKEYSSSSVFVSQISSSKKLGKKISGIASLIGVNVGESGTDVILPMQYPLIVESTPFKKQLLESKIPVNERDSLVTVSYYLENLRKPGVLSTVKGYTIGLPGKIIKLFKSSEEGKPLKKRDSSAYYLTLKEKQQLDYLYSNFSVNINDVDGYIEIKTTFPEAEASARLTNNIQNLLQEFIIEYNIKKARQELKYISERFEETEEDYFNKRATLASYKDRNINVISNRAQNRLEQLQTEYNLSSNIYSQIAGELETAKLNVKKDTPVFTIIKPATIPLEESFPKKPLILIQFLLVGLILGSLYILFRHFYPEIKKKITN, translated from the coding sequence ATGGAAAACGAAAAAACGTCTGAAAAATCAATTTTTCAAGTTGATACACTTGAAATTGTAAAGATTTTAAATCGATCTAGAAAAGTAATTCTAAAATTTGCAATTGTTTTCCTAGTACTAGGATTACTGGTTGCATTTTTATTGCCAAAAGAATACTCATCATCATCAGTATTTGTATCACAAATTTCATCAAGTAAAAAGCTAGGAAAAAAAATAAGTGGGATTGCCAGTTTAATTGGTGTTAACGTTGGAGAATCTGGCACCGATGTAATTTTACCAATGCAATATCCTTTAATTGTAGAAAGTACACCGTTCAAAAAACAATTATTAGAATCTAAAATTCCGGTTAACGAGCGAGACAGTTTAGTAACCGTTTCATATTATCTTGAAAATTTAAGAAAACCCGGTGTATTGAGTACTGTAAAGGGTTACACTATTGGTTTACCAGGAAAAATTATTAAATTATTTAAAAGTTCAGAAGAAGGTAAGCCTTTAAAGAAAAGAGATTCATCTGCTTATTATTTAACTCTGAAAGAAAAACAACAATTAGATTATTTGTACTCAAATTTTTCAGTAAATATCAATGATGTAGACGGGTATATAGAAATTAAAACCACATTCCCCGAAGCCGAAGCTTCTGCCCGGCTTACAAATAATATTCAAAATCTCTTACAAGAGTTTATAATAGAATATAATATTAAAAAAGCCAGACAAGAGTTAAAATATATTAGCGAACGTTTTGAGGAAACTGAGGAAGATTATTTTAATAAAAGAGCAACCTTAGCAAGTTATAAGGATCGAAATATAAATGTAATAAGCAATAGAGCTCAAAACAGATTAGAACAGTTACAAACAGAATACAATTTGTCTTCAAATATTTATTCTCAAATAGCGGGAGAACTAGAAACTGCAAAGTTGAATGTAAAAAAAGACACGCCTGTTTTTACAATTATAAAACCAGCAACCATTCCTTTGGAAGAATCATTCCCAAAGAAGCCTTTAATTCTCATTCAGTTTTTATTGGTTGGATTGATATTGGGCTCACTTTATATTTTATTTAGACATTTTTACCCTGAAATTAAAAAGAAGATTACAAATTAA
- the cysD gene encoding sulfate adenylyltransferase subunit CysD produces MSKYYLNYLDELESEAIYILREVWAQFENPVILFSGGKDSILVTHLAKKAFYPSKIPFPLMHVDTGHNFPETIQFRDDLIKKLDAQLIVGSVQESIDQGRVAEEKGKNATRNALQITTLLDAIENNNVDCAIGGGRRDEEKARAKERFFSHRDDFGQWDPKNQRPELWNILNGKHFEGEHFRAFPISNWTEMDVWNYIQRENIEIPSLYFAHEREVVWRNDSWIPVSEHLKLEDDEEVVTKKVRFRTLGDITITGGIESDADTLEKIALEVSAMKQTERGNRTDDKRSETSMEDRKRQGYF; encoded by the coding sequence ATGAGTAAGTATTATTTAAATTATCTGGACGAATTAGAGTCTGAAGCAATCTATATATTGCGAGAAGTATGGGCTCAATTTGAAAACCCGGTAATCCTGTTTTCAGGAGGTAAAGATTCTATTTTGGTAACTCATTTGGCAAAAAAGGCCTTTTACCCTTCCAAAATTCCCTTTCCTTTAATGCACGTTGATACAGGTCATAACTTCCCGGAGACTATTCAGTTTAGGGATGATCTTATTAAAAAGTTAGATGCACAATTAATTGTTGGTTCTGTGCAAGAATCAATAGATCAAGGAAGAGTTGCCGAAGAAAAAGGCAAAAACGCAACTAGAAATGCATTGCAAATAACAACGCTACTCGATGCAATTGAAAACAATAATGTAGACTGTGCCATAGGAGGAGGACGCCGTGATGAAGAAAAAGCTCGTGCAAAAGAGCGTTTCTTCTCTCATAGAGATGATTTTGGACAATGGGACCCTAAAAATCAGCGTCCCGAGCTTTGGAATATTTTAAACGGTAAACATTTTGAAGGAGAACATTTTAGAGCGTTTCCAATAAGCAATTGGACCGAGATGGATGTTTGGAACTATATTCAAAGAGAAAATATTGAGATTCCTTCTTTATATTTCGCACACGAACGCGAAGTGGTATGGCGTAATGATTCTTGGATTCCTGTTTCAGAACATTTAAAACTTGAGGATGACGAAGAAGTTGTTACTAAAAAAGTAAGATTCAGAACGCTAGGAGATATAACAATTACCGGAGGCATAGAATCTGATGCAGATACACTAGAAAAAATTGCACTTGAGGTTTCTGCAATGAAACAAACCGAGCGTGGAAATCGTACTGACGATAAACGCAGTGAAACTTCAATGGAAGACAGAAAACGACAAGGATACTTTTAA